In Deltaproteobacteria bacterium, one DNA window encodes the following:
- a CDS encoding PAS domain-containing hybrid sensor histidine kinase/response regulator, with translation MRPSAVFSVVDQSVDAIIHIDVDGVIQGANEAAANLFGTEGCRLHGRHIAELVPEESRDDLLALLADVLCGQRIRPFDMVCVRCDGSPVHTSISVSPVRDSKGRTAGAAAIIRDISERVRETEEAARRQRLEAVGRLAGGVAHDFNNILMAILGHAEMALMELPADSDIREDIEAIVESVERASELTNQLLAFSRERSSALRTVDVSESVARVVRLLRRLIPEHTRVEMRASVTGAVRIDPMQFEQVLVNIAVNASDAMPDGGRIAIEAIDVLHVGSDRVPPGEYVVVRVSDTGVGMTEEECQRAFEPFFTTKPPSAGSGLGLSVAYGIVRDAGGYIVVDSAPGCGTRVELWLPRAAPATSGDADTVDLPIEALTVLVVEDDEAVREVAVRVLRQLGHRVLAAENGAAALEVARTFDGAIDLAITDAVMPVMGGREFVLQFRELRPECRVLMMSGYTGGGDIDDLIADQTVRLLRKPFSAESLERAIREAIRE, from the coding sequence ATGAGACCGAGCGCGGTGTTCAGCGTGGTCGACCAATCGGTCGACGCCATCATCCACATCGACGTGGACGGGGTGATCCAGGGGGCCAACGAGGCGGCGGCCAACCTGTTCGGCACGGAGGGGTGCCGGCTGCACGGGCGACACATCGCGGAACTGGTCCCGGAGGAATCCCGCGACGATCTGTTGGCGCTGCTCGCCGACGTGCTGTGCGGCCAGCGCATCCGCCCGTTCGACATGGTGTGCGTCCGGTGCGACGGCTCGCCCGTTCACACGTCGATTTCGGTGTCGCCCGTGCGCGACTCGAAGGGCCGGACGGCCGGCGCCGCGGCGATCATCCGCGACATCTCCGAGCGCGTGCGCGAGACGGAGGAGGCGGCCCGCCGCCAGCGGCTCGAAGCGGTCGGCCGCCTCGCCGGCGGCGTCGCCCACGACTTCAACAACATCCTGATGGCGATCCTCGGCCACGCCGAAATGGCGCTGATGGAGCTGCCCGCGGACAGCGACATCCGCGAGGACATCGAGGCCATCGTCGAGTCCGTCGAACGCGCGTCCGAACTGACGAACCAACTGCTCGCGTTTTCGCGCGAGCGGTCGTCGGCGCTGCGGACCGTGGATGTCAGCGAGTCCGTCGCGCGGGTCGTGCGGCTTCTGCGCCGCCTGATCCCGGAGCATACCCGCGTCGAGATGCGCGCGTCGGTCACGGGGGCGGTGCGGATCGACCCGATGCAGTTCGAGCAGGTGCTCGTCAACATCGCGGTCAACGCGTCGGACGCGATGCCCGACGGCGGCCGCATCGCGATCGAGGCGATCGACGTGCTGCACGTCGGATCGGACCGCGTGCCGCCGGGCGAGTACGTGGTCGTCCGCGTGTCCGACACCGGGGTCGGCATGACCGAGGAGGAGTGCCAGCGCGCGTTCGAGCCGTTTTTCACCACGAAGCCGCCGTCGGCCGGGTCGGGGCTGGGGCTGTCGGTCGCCTACGGCATCGTGCGCGACGCCGGCGGCTACATCGTCGTCGACAGCGCGCCGGGGTGTGGCACGCGCGTCGAGCTGTGGCTGCCGCGCGCGGCGCCGGCGACCAGCGGCGACGCCGACACGGTCGACCTCCCGATCGAAGCGCTCACCGTCCTCGTGGTCGAAGACGACGAGGCGGTGCGCGAGGTCGCCGTGCGGGTGCTGCGACAGCTCGGCCACCGGGTGCTCGCGGCGGAAAACGGCGCCGCGGCGCTGGAGGTCGCGCGCACGTTCGACGGGGCGATCGATTTGGCGATCACCGACGCGGTGATGCCGGTCATGGGCGGGCGCGAGTTCGTGTTGCAGTTTCGCGAGTTGCGCCCCGAGTGCCGCGTTCTGATGATGTCGGGCTACACCGGCGGCGGCGACATCGACGATCTGATCGCCGACCAGACCGTGCGCCTGCTGCGCAAGCCGTTTTCCGCGGAGTCGCTCGAGCGGGCCATCCGCGAGGCGATCCGCGAGTGA